In Nicotiana tabacum cultivar K326 chromosome 2, ASM71507v2, whole genome shotgun sequence, the following proteins share a genomic window:
- the LOC107805653 gene encoding uncharacterized protein LOC107805653, with amino-acid sequence MEKQLEEKEKCSGKLDLSAPLLSTRRASEKPLSSSNIPPQLSLEIFNRVPFSWEQSPGKPKEMLTNIEIVPPPKLPPCMWHTRKEAITSTKVYDEVYIDNDDHDDENDVRNDNHDVFSDALDVFSLGESIDDKIETEHRKSNTSTNIEDSYDWSTNNRPSVPNFIIQRFLQDAKELAISSALENNRKNLLEDEEIGSNKLPKAASCGLDMFFPWRIKPKPCCVKNSVVAVSPRMRPQWSNRDKHASHADPKF; translated from the coding sequence ATGGAAAAACAActagaagagaaagaaaaatgctCAGGAAAATTAGATTTGAGTGCTCCTCTCTTGTCAACTAGGCGTGCTAGTGAAAAGCCATTGTCTAGCTCAAATATCCCACCTCAACTTTCATTGGAAATTTTTAACAGAGTGCCATTTTCTTGGGAGCAAAGTCCTGGAAAACCAAAAGAAATGTTAACAAACATTGAAATTGTACCACCTCCAAAATTACCACCATGCATGTGGCATACAAGAAAAGAAGCTATAACAAGTACTAAAGTCTACGATGAGGTCTATATTGACAACGATGATCATGACGACGAAAATGATGTTAGAAATGACAACCATGATGTTTTCTCAGATGCTCTTGATGTTTTTTCATTAGGGGAGTCGATAGACGACAAGATTGAAACAGAACATAGAAAATCAAATACTTCAACAAATATCGAGGATTCGTACGATTGGAGTACTAATAATAGGCCATCGGTACCAAATTTCATTATTCAGAGATTTCTTCAAGATGCAAAGGAACTAGCTATTTCATCTGCTTTGGAAAATAATAGGAAGAATTTATTAGAAGATGAAGAAATTGGTAGTAACAAATTGCCCAAGGCAGCATCATGTGGGCTTGACATGTTTTTTCCATGGAGGATTAAGCCTAAGCCCTGTTGTGTGAAGAATTCAGTAGTGGCAGTTTCTCCAAGAATGAGACCTCAATGGAGCAACAGAGACAAGCATGCATCACATGCCGATCCAAAATTTTAA
- the LOC107805654 gene encoding ethylene-overproduction protein 1, whose amino-acid sequence MQHNIFTTMRSLKMMEGCKGTQVYALNQSIDGGGGGGGGGGGVGEKFLQNLLSKNSIRSRSNSNFQAVQSKDEVNSVVLAEAFASYGLPKTDQLEPQIEFCLKPMNFVETLADVYRRMEGCAQFDKSRMYLEQCAIFRGLPDPKLFRRCLMSARLHAVDVHSKVVLSAWLRFERREDELIGVSAMDCCGRSMECPGSALVAGYNPESATDPCMCDRGMRKDEDTEIYMDEECSTSLSRGDEEDEDFDMSFCIGDDEIRCRRFNIASLSRPFEAMLYGSFIDSRREKINFSKNEISAKGMKAAEMFSRTKSVDSFDPDIVLELLSLANKFCCDGMKSVCDAYLASLVFDMDTAMLLFEYGLEGNAYLLVAACLQVFLRELPNSMHNPNVSRLFCSSEGKDRLAYIGHASFLLYYFLSQSAMEDDLKSNTTVMLLERMGECASEGWQKQLAFHQLGCVMLERKEYKDAQKWFEAAVEAGHVYSLVGIARSKYKRGHMYKAYKLMNSLVSDYTPSGWMYQERSMYCQGKEKTMDLSTATELDPTLSYPYKYRAVSMAEENRLGRAISEINMILGFKISPDCLELRAWFLIVLEDYEGALRDVRALLTLNPRYMMFHGKLQGAHLVEILSHNVQPCSQADCWMQLYDRWSSVDDIGSLAVVHHMLANDPGKSLLRFRQSLLLLRLNSHKAAMRSLREARNQATSEHERLVYEGWILYDTGYREEAIAKAEESISIQRSFEAFFLKAYVLSETSPDSESSLYVIQLLEEALRCPSDGLRKGQALSNLASVYVDVDKLDNAIDCYTNALNIKHTRAHQGLARVYHLKDQRKLAYDEMTKLIEKAKYNASAYEKRSEYCDREMAKSDLGMATKLDPLRTYPYRYRAAVLMDDHKETEAIAELTKAISFKPDLQVLHLRAAFHDSMGDLTSAIRDCEAALCLDSSHADTLELYQKVQQRAKEQLPT is encoded by the exons ATGCAACATAACATTTTTACAACAATGCGTAGTTTGAAGATGATGGAAGGGTGTAAGGGAACACAAGTTTATGCCCTTAATCAGTCTATTGatggtgggggtgggggtgggggtgggggtgggggtgtaGGTGAGAAGTTTTTACAAAACCTGTTGTCAAAAAATTCTATTAGGTCTAGATCCAATAGTAATTTTCAAGCTGTTCAATCAAAAGATGAGGTTAATTCGGTTGTTTTAGCTGAAGCCTTTGCCAGTTATGGCCTACCAAAAACGGATCAACTTGAGCCCCAGATTGAGTTTTGtctcaaacctatgaactttgtGGAGACATTAGCTGATGTGTATCGTAGGATGGAGGGTTGTGCTCAGTTTGATAAGTCAAGGATGTATCTTGAGCAATGTGCCATATTTAGGGGCTTACCAGATCCTAAATTGTTTAGGAGGTGCCTTATGTCAGCTAGGCTACACGCCGTTGATGTGCATTCCAAGGTTGTTCTTTCTGCCTGGTTGAGGTTTGAACGAAGGGAGGATGAGTTGATTGGTGTATCGGCCATGGATTGTTGTGGCCGAAGCATGGAATGCCCGGGCAGTGCTTTGGTGGCAGGTTATAATCCTGAATCAGCTACTGATCCTTGTATGTGTGACAGGGGTATGAGAAAAGATGAGGATACTGAAATTTACATGGATGAAGAATGCTCCACTTCATTGAGTCGTGGCGATGAGGAGGACGAGGATTTTGACATGTCATTTTGCATTGGAGATGATGAGATCAGGTGTAGGAGATTTAACATAGCATCACTTTCTAGGCCATTTGAAGCTATGCTGTATGGTAGCTTCATTGACTCGcgaagggagaaaataaatttttcaaaaaatgagaTTTCCGCAAAGGGGATGAAAGCTGCTGAGATGTTTAGCAGAACAAAAAGCGTGGACTCTTTCGACCCAGACATTGTCCTAGAGCTCCTGTCATTAGCCAACAAGTTCTGTTGCGATGGGATGAAGTCTGTTTGTGATGCGTATTTAGCATCTTTGGTCTTTGACATGGATACTGCTATGTTGCTTTTTGAATATGGGCTGGAGGGGAATGCATATCTTCTAGTGGCAGCATGTTTACAGGTATTTTTAAGGGAACTCCCAAATTCAATGCACAATCCAAACGTGTCAAGGCTCTTCTGCAGTTCAGAAGGTAAAGACAGATTAGCTTACATAGGACATGCTTCCTTTTTGCTGTACTATTTTCTGAGCCAATCAGCTATGGAGGATGACTTGAAATCGAATACAACGGTTATGCTGTTGGAAAGGATGGGAGAATGTGCAAGTGAAGGCTGGCAGAAGCAACTAGCGTTCCACCAATTAGGTTGTGTGATGCTTGAAAGAAAAGAGTACAAGGATGCACAGAAATGGTTTGAGGCAGCTGTTGAAGCTGGTCATGTTTATTCCTTGGTAGGAATTGCCAGATCCAAGTACAAGCGTGGCCATATGTACAAGGCATATAAGTTGATGAACTCCCTCGTATCTGATTATACACCTTCTGGGTGGATGTATCAGGAGCGATCAATGTATTGTcaaggaaaagaaaagacaatGGATTTGAGCACAGCTACTGAACTGGATCCAACTCTTTCCTATCCATACAAGTACAGAGCTGTTTCAATGGCAGAGGAGAATAGACTTGGTCGAGCTATTTCTGAGATTAACATGATACTTGGCTTTAAGATATCTCCAGACTGCCTAGAGCTTCGTGCTTGGTTTTTAATTGTGTTGGAGGACTATGAAGGAGCTTTAAGGGATGTAAGGGCACTCTTGACTTTAAATCCCCGTTACATGATGTTCCATGGGAAGTTGCAAGGTGCACACTTGGTAGAGATTCTAAGTCATAATGTTCAGCCGTGCAGTCAGGCTGACTGCTGGATGCAACTATATGACCGATGGTCTTCTGTAGATGATATTGGCTCCTTAGCTGTTGTCCATCATATGTTAGCCAACGACCCAGGGAAGAGTCTCTTACGCTTCCGGCAATCTCTCCTGCTTCTACG ATTAAACAGCCACAAGGCAGCAATGCGTAGTTTGAGAGAAGCACGGAACCAAGCAACCTCTGAGCATGAAAGGCTAGTCTATGAAGGATGGATATTATATGACACAGGTTATCGTGAAGAAGCAATTGCTAAAGCTGAAGAATCAATCTCAATCCAGAGATCATTTGAAGCTTTTTTCCTTAAAGCATATGTGTTATCAGAAACAAGTCCTGATTCTGAATCTTCATTGTATGTTATACAACTGCTTGAGGAAGCTCTTAGGTGCCCCTCAGATGGTCTTCGGAAAGGCCAG GCTCTCAGTAATCTAGCAAGTGTCTATGTAGATGTTGATAAGCTAGATAATGCAATTGATTGCTACACAAATGCCCTGAATATTAAGCATACGCGAGCCCATCAGGGTCTGGCACGTGTTTACCATCTAAAAGATCAGAGGAAATTAGCATATGATGAGATGACAAAGTTGATTGAGAAGGCAAAATATAATGCATCTGCTTATGAGAAGCGCTCAGAATACTGTGATCGTGAAATGGCTAAAAGTGACCTTGGTATGGCAACAAAGTTAGATCCTCTCCGAACGTACCCATACAGATACAGAGCAGCTG TTCTGATGGATGACCATAAGGAAACCGAGGCTATAGCGGAGCTAACAAAGGCAATTTCTTTCAAGCCAGACTTACAAGTGCTCCATCTTCGAGCAGCATTTCATGACTCAATGGGTGACCTCACATCTGCTATTCGAGACTGTGAGGCAGCTCTGTGTCTCGACTCCAGCCATGCAGATACACTTGAGCTCTATCAGAAAGTACAGCAACGAGCTAAAGAGCAACTACCAACGTGA